A genomic stretch from Helianthus annuus cultivar XRQ/B chromosome 1, HanXRQr2.0-SUNRISE, whole genome shotgun sequence includes:
- the LOC110867881 gene encoding 3-ketoacyl-CoA synthase 12, with protein sequence MVFFLTILSSIPLLYILYIVLNFLDTKRHQKCYLLDYQLYKPSDDRKLPTEFSGDVILRAKNLGLNEYKFLLKAIVSSGIGEETYAPKMVFEGREENPTHQDAIEEMEELFEYTIGRLLKRTGVSPTDIDVLVVNISMLACMPSLSSRIVNRYKMREDVKTYNLCGMGCSASLVSLNIVESVFKSKKNQVAMVVTSESLTPNWYVGNDKSMILSNCLFRTGGCAMILTNKPSLAHKCILKLNCLVRTHHGAKDESYGCCIQTEDDEGRMGFHLGKSLPKAATRAFVDNLKQVAPKILPIRELLRFGILSIVLKMLHNGRKMSTGSTRPVINFKAGVDHFCLHTGGKAVIDTVAQSLGLSEYDVEPARMTLHRFGNTSASSVWYVLGYMEAKKRLKKGDRLFMVSFGAGFKCNSCMWEVVRDLEGVENVWNECNIEEYPPQTLTNPFLEKYGWIQDEDIETFKLPE encoded by the coding sequence ATGGTGTTTTTTCTTACCATTTTGTCTTCCATCCCTCTATTATACATTCTCTACATTGTACTTAACTTTCTTGACACCAAAAGACATCAGAAATGTTACTTATTGGACTACCAGCTTTACAAACCCTCCGATGACCGGAAACTGCCAACCGAATTCTCCGGTGATGTCATCTTGAGGGCGAAAAATCTCGGTCTAAACGAGTACAAGTTTCTTCTCAAAGCCATTGTAAGCTCTGGCATTGGCGAAGAAACCTACGCCCCGAAAATGGTGTTTGAAGGCCGTGAAGAAAACCCTACTCATCAAGATGCCATTGAAGAGATGGAGGAGCTTTTTGAGTACACCATTGGAAGACTTCTCAAGCGAACAGGGGTTTCACCGACGGATATTGATGTTTTGGTGGTTAATATCTCGATGTTGGCGTGCATGCCTTCGTTATCGAGTCGAATAGTGAACCGATACAAGATGAGGGAGGATGTTAAAACCTATAATTTGTGTGGGATGGGGTGTAGTGCGAGTTTGGTTTCTTTAAATATTGTTGAAAGTGTTTTCAAATCAAAGAAAAATCAAGTGGCTATGGTGGTGACATCTGAATCTTTGACTCCAAATTGGTATGTAGGTAATGATAAATCAATGATTCTTTCTAATTGCTTGTTTAGAACCGGTGGGTGTGCAATGATTCTCACAAACAAGCCAAGTTTAGCTCATAAATGCATCTTGAAGTTGAACTGTCTTGTCCGAACCCACCACGGTGCAAAAGACGAATCATATGGATGTTGTATACAAACCGAAGACGACGAGGGTCGGATGGGCTTTCATTTAGGGAAATCCCTACCTAAAGCCGCAACCCGAGCCTTTGTTGACAATTTAAAACAAGTTGCGCCCAAGATCTTACCGATCCGGGAGCTTCTACGGTTCGGTATTCTCTCCATAGTCCTAAAAATGCTTCACAATGGACGAAAAATGTCAACAGGCTCAACCAGACCGGTTATCAACTTTAAAGCCGGTGTAGACCATTTCTGTCTCCACACCGGTGGAAAAGCTGTGATTGACACGGTCGCTCAGAGCCTTGGGTTAAGTGAATATGATGTCGAACCGGCACGGATGACCTTGCACCGGTTCGGCAACACTTCAGCTAGTAGTGTTTGGTATGTTTTAGGGTACATGGAGGCTAAAAAAAGACTAAAAAAAGGTGATAGATTGTTTATGGTAAGCTTTGGGGCAGGGTTCAAGTGCAATAGTTGCATGTGGGAAGTGGTACGTGATCTGGAAGGAGTAGAAAATGTGTGGAATGAGTGTAATATTGAAGAGTACCCACCACAAACCCTAACCAACCCATTCTTGGAGAAATATGGCTGGATCCAGGACGAAGATATTGAGACCTTCAAACTACCGGAGTGA
- the LOC110898906 gene encoding uncharacterized protein LOC110898906 — protein MAFVKSSTCPIVGNNQTGSSFWKATTERFNGIMEQGPMHDLDSVSGKWHKMSKAINTFSGYYNQIYTNPPSGSNDEDILNLALAKWDSKNSTPFLHPRAWNILKKENKWKSFPNEVATAKRSKTSESGSYSAGGSTARCQST, from the exons ATGGCGTTTGTTAAGTCCTCAACTTGCCCGATTGTCG ggAACAACCAAACGGGTAGTAGTTTTTGGAAGGCGACAACGGAAAGATTTAACGGGATTATGGAGCAAGGCCCGATGCATGATCTCGATTCCGTCTCGGGCAAGTGGCATAAAATGAGCAAGGCCATCAATACCTTTAGCGGGTATTATAACCAAATTTACACTAATCCTCCAAGTGGGAGTAACGACGAGGACATTCTTAACCTTGCTTTGGCTAAGTGGGACTCTAAAAATTCAACGCCTTTCCTGCACCCCCGAGCATGGAACATTttaaagaaagaaaacaaatggaAGTCGTTTCCAAATGAGGTCGCAACCGCCAAACGGAGTAAAACTTCCGAGTCCGGAAGTTATAGTGCGGGAGGTTCCACCGCTCGTTGTCAATCGACATAA